A segment of the Hydrogenimonas thermophila genome:
TCTCATTAGTCGTCATTTTTTTCCTCCAACTCCATAAAGAGCCATATTATCGGGGTTTTCTCCACTAATTAGACCAATAAAAATTTCAAAGATATTCGCTAGTTCATCAACTTTTTCATAAAAGTAAAGCAAAATAGATTTCATATGCATTAATCCATACATAAAGAAGCTTTGTTCTTTATGTTCATGCTTTAAAATATCGATAGGTTTTTTCTTAGCTTTAAGAATGCCAATAAAATAACTCCATACAAAAGAGAGTGAGATTAAGCCAAAGAGCAAAGTAATCTTTTTACGGTCAGTCAAATGAGTCTCTTCAAGGTTAAAACCTCTTTTTTTTAATGCACTAAAAAGCACTTCAATTTCCCATCTTTGCTTATATATAGCGATGATACTCTTCTTTTCAACATTTGATACCACAATGATTAACTCACCTTTTTCATTTTTTGCACCAGCTATTCTTAACCCATCAATACCATACATTACATACTTTTTTTAAATGCAAAAAGCCTTTATTTGGTACTTTTGCAAAAAGAGTTGATACTTTTTTACCATTTACCAATGTATTGTTTCTTACTCTTATTACAAAGGGGATCTCTCTTCTTTGAAGCCAAGCAAACCACTCTTTTCCTATAAACTCTCTATCTGCTAAAAGCACTTCAATCTTTTCTACTCCAAAAAGATTGATAAATTCTTTTACTATTCTAATCCTATCCCTGTAACTACTATTACCTCGCTTCTTATCTAAAAGATACCATAATATCGGTACCGCTATACCTTTATACTTCACGGCTAATACCAAAATATTGATATGGGTTTTACCAAATTTCCAATTGGTCCTATCCATGATTAAAGTCCACTTCTCACTCTTTGGTAAAAAACTTGCTAACAGCCTTGCAAACACTCTCCTATCAAACTCAAACTTTTGAAAAAATCTTGTTACTCTTCTATAGTTCGCTTTATCTTCGAGCTTTGAGTTTAAATAACTGGCTAATCTTTTTAGATTTACACTCCTCTCTTGTATAATTGCCATTATCAAAGCTACTATGACATGAACCCGTGCTTTATGCCAACCTGTCAATTCTTTGATTTTAAGCTCTAATTTGATACGATCTCCCTCTATTTTGTTTACTTTTTTCATAACACTATTTTATCAAAACTCCATTCTCTGTGGAGTTTTGACGACTAGTGAGAAAAAAAATAATATAAATGAGATAGTCCAATTTTTAAAAGAGAATAGAGAAAAAATAGTAAAAATATGGGTAAACAAAAATAGTGTAAACCAGATACTTTCAAAATATGGTATTGGACAAGACTCTTTCAGTACTAAAGTTGCAGTTAAAATCATAGACTATTTTATAGAAGTTTTACAACAGCAAAAACCTCCTGGACATTGTCCTGTAATGAATGATTTTATAGACTTTATGTTTGAAAAAAATATTTCTATAAAAGAGATTTTTTTAATATGTATGGGCCTTAGAAGAGCTATTTTTTCTCTCATAGCAACTGTGGGCAAGATTCAAGAAGATAAAGATTGGGTTATTGAAATCTTTTCTGAATTGTTCGATCAAAATCTTTCTGGCGTATTAGAATACTATGAAAGTTTACTATTTCAAAGTAAGTTAAAACAATATAAATGTATTTCTATTGAAGAGTATATACAACGTTTAAATACTATTCTAAATTTACAAGATAGTGCAGTTTTTGAGATAGAACAAAATAAGCTTTTAGTTGCCAATAACAATTTTTATGAGCTTGTCGGAGTTTCTGATCAAAATGAATTTATGCGTATTTATCCTGAAGTTTGGAATTTTATAGAGAGTGTTAACTGTTTTAATGAATTGTTTAATGCAAAAAGATATGATGATTGGATTGAAAAAATTATAAGTGAATGCAATGGAAAATCTATAGTTGAGCTATTTAATTACAGTTCAAATCAAAAAATAGAGATGGAGATGAGTATTTGTTCCAGCAAATCAGGTATATATGCTGTTACACTGCAAGATATTTCAAATAATTGTACAGAATTATCTTCAATGATGGATCTGGTATATATAGATGATATGACACAAATGCCAAATATACGAAAGTTTGACGAAGTCATTACAATTTACTTGAGTAAATGCAAAAAGGAACATCAAAAGTTTTTTTTAATTTTGATAGATATTCATAGTTTTAGCGACATAAGCGAAGTTTTAGGTAGAAATACTGGAGATTATATACTTAAAAAGTTTGCTAAAGAAGTTTTAAAATATTTGGACTCAGATCACTTTTTTGCGAGAATAGATGGAAATCGTTTTGCAGTTTTAAGTAAATTAGAAACATATGATGCTGCTGAGTCATTGGCTAAAAAAATTTTATCTGAGTTACACTCTATATCTTATAATAATGGATCACAGGCAAAAGGGAATATGGCAATTGTTTCGTGTCAGCCAGATGATACTATTGATAGTATGATGGATCGTGCAGATAGGGTTATACAAAGAATTGCTGATTTTGGAAATGATGCGATAATGGATGATAGATTGACTATAGAAGAAGATAGAATGATAAAATCTGCATCAAAGCAATTTTTGGCTCAATGTAAATATATTTATGACAAAGAGGGTTTTTTAGATGTAGTGAACTATTTTATGGAAGTTCCAATTGACTCTAAAGCCAAAATAATAAAAATTGATGATAAAACTATTTATATTAAACTACGTAAAGTTGCAATTCATGCAATAAATAAAAATAATTTTATCTATATAAAGACTAAAAAGAGACCACATTTTAAGGCTTGTATTAAAGATTTGGACAAAGAGAAACTTTGGGTCAAGCTTGAAAATTTTATACCTCTTCTCTCTTCCCCTTTAGATAGAAAATATATTCGCGTAAAGCTTATGCCAGCAATAGAAGGAATTTTAAAAAAAGGTAGAATGCAAATTTTAGTAGAGATAGATACAATATCTGTTGACTCTTTTTCTCTTTCAATGGTAAATATACCAGATATTAAAGTGAAAGATTCAATTGAAATTGAGACAATATTACGATGGGATGGTCGTATGGAAAAAGTTATTATTTCAGGAGTTGTCTCAAAGATTAAAAAAAGAGGTTTAAACATAATAATAGAAATAGATTTAAAACACAATAAAATAATTGAAGATGTAGTTTCTCCTTTTATTGCACATAGGCAGATGGAAATTATAAAACAGTTAAGAGAGACAATACTTTAAATTTACACATTTCTTCCACAATACATAAATATACTCATATAAAAAAACATATAAAAGATAGGAATTATTATGATAGTCAATAATATTTCTCGTAGAGAATTTATAAAAAGTGCCGCAGTATCAGCTATTTTATTAAGTAAAAGCAGTGCAGTTGCAAATGAAACTAAACGTAAATTTATTGAGCGAAAAGATAGTGTTATTCTTGAAGGAAAGGAGTTTCATCTTACTATTGATGAGACAGTAGTAAATATTACAGGCAAACCAGTTATTGCTACAACTATAAATGGTATGTTGCCAGCTCCTACTCTTAAATGGAAAGAGGGAGATGAGGTAACTATACATGTAACAAACAATCTTCCTGTTAGCAGTTCAATTCATTGGCATGGAATTATTCTTCCTTTTCAGATGGATGGTGTTCCAAATATAAGCTTTCCAGGAATAGCTCCTGGTGAAACATTTACATATCGTTTTAAAGTACAACAAAGCGGTACATTCTGGTACCACTCACATAGTGGTTTTCAAGAGCAAACAGGTATGCATGGAACATTGGTTATAGAGCCAAAAGAGCCTGAACCGTTTGAGTATGATTGTGATTATGTTGTTTCACTCTCTGACTGGAGCGATGAAAAGCCTGAAAATATATTTCGTAAACTAAAAATTCGCAGTGACTACTATAACTTTAATCAGCGTACAATTGGCGATTTTTTTGAAGAGGTAAAGTCTAAAGGGTTTATGGAAGCTTTCAAGATGCGCAAAATGTGGAATGAGATGCGTATGAGTGAGCGAGACCTTTCGGATGTTACCGCTTATACCTATACCTTTTTAATGAATGGTAAAACAGATGAAGATGATTGGCACGCACTCTTTAAAAGCAGAGATAAAGTAAGACTTCGTTTCGTCAATCAGTCTGCAATGACAATATTTGATGTAAGAATTCCAGGGCTTAAAATGAAGGTAGTTGCTGCAGATGGAAATTTTGTTCAGCCTGTAGAAATAGATGAGTTTCGCATAGGAGTTGCTGAGACATATGATGTTATTGTAGAGCCTGAAGATAGAGCTTATTGTATTTTTGCCCAAAGTATTGACAGGTCTGGTTTTGCAGCAGGTACATTAGCTCCTAAACTTTCAATGACGGCAAAAAGACCTTCTGTTGACAAAATTCAACCTTTGATTATGGCTGATATGGGAATGGGTGACTGGAAGAATTCTTCTTCAGTACAGAGTGCAATGCATATGGACCACTCTGCTATGAGTATGTCTGCTAAAAATAGTGAAGCTGAGTATCCTATTACGCCGCTTCCTATAAAGTGGGGAGTGGGAACAACTATGCGGGCTAAAGATCCACGGTATAGACTTGATGATCCAGGTGTCGGGTTAAGAGATAATGGTCGCAAAGTTCTTACTTATGCTGATCTGAAAAACTTTTACTCTACAGCAAAAGATCCAAAACCAGATCGTGAAATTATTCTTCATTTGACTGGAAATATGGAACGATTTATGTGGTCTATAAATGGAATATCATTTTCAGATGCTAAACCTTTGAAATTTAATTATGGTGAGCGTTTGCGTATAACTTTTATAAATGACACAATGATGAATCATCCTATGCATCTACATGGTATGTGGAGCGATTTGGAAACAGGTGATGATAACTATTTAGTTCGTAAACATACAATCTTAGTTCAACCTGGAAGCAAAATCAGTTTTCGGGTAACTGTAGATGCAAAAGGTGCTTGGGCTTTTCATTGTCATATGCTTTACCATATGCCGGGAATGTTTAGAAAGGTAGAGGTGGTGTAATGAAAAAATTTATTTATCTTTTATCTATTTTCAGTTTATTGGCAAAGAGTTTGTTTGCAGACATGAATGATGATCCTTTAAGAGCTACTCTTTTGATGGATCGTCTTGAGGTACAAGATATAAAAGATTCTATTGTTACTTGGGATATTTCGGCTTATATTGGCAAAGATATTGATAAGTTGTATCTTTACAGTGAAGGGTCTAAGTCATCAGAAGAGAGTGAAGTTCAAAATGAGTTGGTAGTTAGTAGAGCTATTACACCTTTTTGGGATTTGCAAGGAGGAATAGAACACGATAAAGCTGAAAGTGACAGTAAAGTTTGGGGTGTTATAGCACTTCAGGGATTGGCTCCATATTTCATAGATACACGTTTAAAAGTAAAGATAGGTGAAGATAGTGTAGGAGTCAATTTTGATTTTGAGTATGAAGCACTTATTACTCAAAAATTGATATTGACACCAAGATTTGAAATGGAAGCATATAGTAACAATGTACCAGAAATAGGAATGGGTTCAGGGCTTTCATCATTGAGTTTTGGTTTAAGATTGAGATATGAGTTTATAAGAGAATTTGCCCCATATATTGGAGTTAACTACTCAAATAGTTTTGGAGAGACAAAAGAGGTATATGGAGGAAAAGATAGTTTAAATTTCATAATTGGTGCAAGGATTTGGTATTATTAGATTAGATTTCAACAATACAGATCTAAGGGCACGTTAAAATGAAGAAGTTAAATAATTTATCAAAAGAAGAGTTGATAAAAATAATAGAAAGACTTTTTGATAGTTTAGTAATAGACCCAACATATAAAATATACTCTAAAAGCTTTGCAGTTGAGTATTTGAAAAAAAATATAGCTATATATAAGAGATATAAAAAGATAAAGTTAACAATTATTCTTTTTCCTTTTGACTCTCATGTTATTCCAAAATTAAAAAATCTTTTAAGAGCAAGTGATTTAATAGCAAAATATGATGAATTGTTTTTAATAGTGTTAATGGATACAGGTACAGTAGGAACTTTGAAGGTATATAAGAAACTTAGTAATCTATTTGGTAAAAAAGGTAAGATTATTGAGGTTAAACAAGTTGACACATTCAGTGACATTTTAAAGGAGATAAATAGAAGTAGTACAGGATTGTGTTAAAAATTTAATTTATTTTGATTTACATAGTGATAAAATGAGGTAATTGTATTATTTCATAATTTATGAGGATATTTGATGATTTCAAAGGTCTATGCTAGTAATAAAAATTCACTGTCTTTATGCATGGACGAGCTTCGCAAAAAAGAGTTAGATGACTTTGAGAATGGATGTGATTTTTACTTTTTTGCAATTCACCCATCGTTTCCTGTTGATGATATTGCACCAACAATAGAAGATTTTTTTAAAACTGAAAATTATGCTGCTTTTCATGCTCTAAATGCATTTAATGATAACCAGATAAATGATATTGGTATAGTTATGTGCTGTATTAAATTTCAAAAGAGTGGCAAAGCTAAGACATTTTATATTGAAGATATACATAATAACCCGGAAAAAGCAGCAAAAGAGTGTGTTAATTATTTTCATAACAATAAAGATCATTTTCATTTAATTTTTGCAGGTTTAGCTGAAGGAACTTTTGGTTTTTTTCTTGAAAAAGTTTCTGAAAATATTGATCATGGATTAGCGTCTAATATAGTTGGAGGTATCTCTTCAGGTAATGAACAAAATGGAGAGGTACTTACATATCAGTTTACTGATGGGAAAGTCATTAAAAATGGGTTGCTTATTGTAACTTTTGAAAATATTGAAGCTGCTATTGAAATCTCTTTAGGGTTTAAACCATATGGCATTACTTATCAGGTAGATTATGCAGATGGTTATAACTTATATAGTGTAAATGATGGCAAAAGTTTTGCAGAAGTTACAAAAAGGTTGCTTAAAGGAATAGATAATCCAGATATTCGGTATTTATGGTATGCCCCTCTTTATATATTGGATGAAAATGATGGATATGTAGCAACATTAAGAACTGTGGCTGGAATAGAGGGAGATCATGTAAAACTTTATGGTCCTATTAAAAAAGGGGATCATTTTAAATTATCTTTCGCAGTTCCCGAAGATTTGCTAGAAGAGAATATTTATGCTGCAGCTAGGTTAAAAAAGAGGGTTACCAAACCTGAGTTATCTTTTGATTTTTCTTGTATGGCAAGACAGTATGCTATGGAGGATAAGCAAAAAGAGGAGCCAATAATATATACAAAATCTTTAGATTCAAATCTTTTCGGTTTTTTTACATATGGTGAAATTGGTCCAGATAAGAAGTTTAAAAAGCTTAAACTATATAACGAAACTTCTTTATTGGTAGCAATGAGGGAAAAATGAAAGATAAAATAAAAATACGACTTTTAAAGAATATTTTGGCAGAGGTTACAAAACAGTATGATGAGGTTATTGATGCTCAAAATAGAGAGTTAAAAGAGCATTTTGAAAGAGCTGTTAAAGATCAGTTGACTGGTTTGTATAACAGATACTACCTGTTTGAGTATGCGAATAAGTCATTACAAAAACTTGAAAGAGAAGGTAAAAGTGCCATTGTAATCTTTTTTGATCTTGATAATTTTAAATATGTTAATGATCAATATGGTCATAAAGAGGGTGACAAAGTTCTTGGAGAAGTTGCTAAAATTTTAAAATCTGTATTTAGAAACTATGATATTGTTGCACGATTGGGTGGAGATGAGTTTGCTATATTTATAGAGAGTCCTATTCAGCAAAATGGGGACAATAAAGAGATTGAAAAACTATTATCTATTGTTGTTAAGAGGATAGAAGAGAATTTTAATGAGTATAATATTTCAGCCTCTTACGGAAGTGCTATGTTTCCCATAAATGGCAAAGATTTGAATGAGCTTATTGAATTTGCAGATCTACGAATGTATGATAAGAAAAGAGAGAAGAAAAAAGCTAAAAATTAGGCTTTACACTTCTACTATGATTTTTTTAATAGTTGAGCATTAACTGCAACAACAACAGTGCTGACAGACATTAATACAGCACCTACAGCTGGTTCTATTATTATACCCCACGGTGCCATAACACCAGCAGCAAGTGGGATAGCTACAATATTGTAACCACTTGCCCACCAGAGATTTTGTACCATTTTTCTGTATGCAGCACGACTCAAGCGAATAGCATGAACTACACTCAAAAGATCACTTTTGGTAAGAATAATATCGGCACTGTCGATCGCAATATCGGTTCCAGCTCCAATAGCTATGCCTATGTCAGCTGTTAGAAGAGATGGTGCATCATTAATACCGTCACCTACCATTGCAACAACTTTTCCTTGATTGTGAATCTCTTTAATGATATTAAGTTTTTCATCAGGAAGAAGATTTGCTTGATAGTTGTCAATCCCGCACTCTTTAGCCACCTCTTTTGCAACCTCATCATTATCGCCTGTTAACATCCAAGTCTCTATGCCTAGCTCTTTAAGCATTTTAATAGCTTCTATTGAAGTTTTTCTAATTGTATCGGTCAATAAAATGACACCGATAACCTTACCATTAACAGCGATCCATACTTTTGTTGACTCAATTTTCTCATAAGGTTTAAGTTTTTCGGGAAGCTTGAGTGATTCTTTGCTTAAAAGTTGTGGTCCACCAACCATAACTGGCTCTCCATCAATTATTGCTTTAGCACCAATACCTGGATAAGCAGTAAAGTTTTCAGCTTTTTTAGGCTCCACACCTTTGGACTTTGCATACTCTACTATTGATTGTGCAATTATGTGTTCTGAGTTTTGCTCTATTGAGGCAACATAGCGAAGTAGGGTAGTTTCATCATCAATTGCAATGACTTTGTGAACAGCAAGTTTTCCTTCTGTAATAGTTCCTGTTTTATCGAAACAGATAGCTTTTATATCTTTTAGAGTTTCAAATGCTTGTCTATTTCTAATTAGAATACCCCGTTTTGCTGCCAATGATGTTGTAATGGCTACTACAAGTGGTACTGCCAATCCCAATGCGTGAGGACAAGCAATAATTAAAACAGTAACACTTCTTAAAACAGCATCTACAGGAGAGACTATTACCGACCAGACTGCAAATGTAGTGGCACCTACACCAGTTGCTGTGTAAAAGAGCCATCCTGCCGCACGGTTGGCAAGGTCTTGTGTATGTGACCTGCTGTGTTGTGCCTCTTTTACCAGCTCTATGACTTGTGATAGATAGCTCTCTTGCCCGCTTTTAGTAATTTTTATATAAAGTGCACCATCAAGATTGGTACTACCCATAAATACTTGACTGCCAGGTTTTTTGTAGATGGGTTTAGATTCGCCTGTTAAAAAGGCTTCATCTGTCATACTTTCACCTTCAATTACTTCACCGTCAGCCGGTATCTTTTCTCCTGGTCGAACGAGAATAGTGTCACTTTTTTGAAGCAGATCAATGGTAACCTCTTCAAGAGAACCATCTTTACATACACGCATAGCATTTTTGGGCATCATTTTAACAAGGTCTTGCAGTGCATCAGCTGCTCCAAGCACGCTTTTAGCTTCAATATAGTGACCAATAAGCATAATATCAATCAAAGTTGCCAATTCCCAAAAAAACTCTTTTCCTCCAGGTATAAAGAGTGCTAATGTAGAGTAGAAGTAAGCAACACTAATAGCCATGGCAATCAGTGTCATCATACCAGGCTTTCGTGATCTAATCTCATCAACTGTCATTGTTAAAAACGGCTTACCTCCATAAAAATATATGAAGGTTGAGAGTGCTAAGATTATAGTACCACGGTA
Coding sequences within it:
- a CDS encoding transposase translates to MYGIDGLRIAGAKNEKGELIIVVSNVEKKSIIAIYKQRWEIEVLFSALKKRGFNLEETHLTDRKKITLLFGLISLSFVWSYFIGILKAKKKPIDILKHEHKEQSFFMYGLMHMKSILLYFYEKVDELANIFEIFIGLISGENPDNMALYGVGGKK
- a CDS encoding transposase codes for the protein MKKVNKIEGDRIKLELKIKELTGWHKARVHVIVALIMAIIQERSVNLKRLASYLNSKLEDKANYRRVTRFFQKFEFDRRVFARLLASFLPKSEKWTLIMDRTNWKFGKTHINILVLAVKYKGIAVPILWYLLDKKRGNSSYRDRIRIVKEFINLFGVEKIEVLLADREFIGKEWFAWLQRREIPFVIRVRNNTLVNGKKVSTLFAKVPNKGFLHLKKVCNVWY
- a CDS encoding GGDEF domain-containing protein, with protein sequence MTTSEKKNNINEIVQFLKENREKIVKIWVNKNSVNQILSKYGIGQDSFSTKVAVKIIDYFIEVLQQQKPPGHCPVMNDFIDFMFEKNISIKEIFLICMGLRRAIFSLIATVGKIQEDKDWVIEIFSELFDQNLSGVLEYYESLLFQSKLKQYKCISIEEYIQRLNTILNLQDSAVFEIEQNKLLVANNNFYELVGVSDQNEFMRIYPEVWNFIESVNCFNELFNAKRYDDWIEKIISECNGKSIVELFNYSSNQKIEMEMSICSSKSGIYAVTLQDISNNCTELSSMMDLVYIDDMTQMPNIRKFDEVITIYLSKCKKEHQKFFLILIDIHSFSDISEVLGRNTGDYILKKFAKEVLKYLDSDHFFARIDGNRFAVLSKLETYDAAESLAKKILSELHSISYNNGSQAKGNMAIVSCQPDDTIDSMMDRADRVIQRIADFGNDAIMDDRLTIEEDRMIKSASKQFLAQCKYIYDKEGFLDVVNYFMEVPIDSKAKIIKIDDKTIYIKLRKVAIHAINKNNFIYIKTKKRPHFKACIKDLDKEKLWVKLENFIPLLSSPLDRKYIRVKLMPAIEGILKKGRMQILVEIDTISVDSFSLSMVNIPDIKVKDSIEIETILRWDGRMEKVIISGVVSKIKKRGLNIIIEIDLKHNKIIEDVVSPFIAHRQMEIIKQLRETIL
- a CDS encoding copper resistance system multicopper oxidase, whose protein sequence is MIVNNISRREFIKSAAVSAILLSKSSAVANETKRKFIERKDSVILEGKEFHLTIDETVVNITGKPVIATTINGMLPAPTLKWKEGDEVTIHVTNNLPVSSSIHWHGIILPFQMDGVPNISFPGIAPGETFTYRFKVQQSGTFWYHSHSGFQEQTGMHGTLVIEPKEPEPFEYDCDYVVSLSDWSDEKPENIFRKLKIRSDYYNFNQRTIGDFFEEVKSKGFMEAFKMRKMWNEMRMSERDLSDVTAYTYTFLMNGKTDEDDWHALFKSRDKVRLRFVNQSAMTIFDVRIPGLKMKVVAADGNFVQPVEIDEFRIGVAETYDVIVEPEDRAYCIFAQSIDRSGFAAGTLAPKLSMTAKRPSVDKIQPLIMADMGMGDWKNSSSVQSAMHMDHSAMSMSAKNSEAEYPITPLPIKWGVGTTMRAKDPRYRLDDPGVGLRDNGRKVLTYADLKNFYSTAKDPKPDREIILHLTGNMERFMWSINGISFSDAKPLKFNYGERLRITFINDTMMNHPMHLHGMWSDLETGDDNYLVRKHTILVQPGSKISFRVTVDAKGAWAFHCHMLYHMPGMFRKVEVV
- a CDS encoding copper resistance protein B, with protein sequence MKKFIYLLSIFSLLAKSLFADMNDDPLRATLLMDRLEVQDIKDSIVTWDISAYIGKDIDKLYLYSEGSKSSEESEVQNELVVSRAITPFWDLQGGIEHDKAESDSKVWGVIALQGLAPYFIDTRLKVKIGEDSVGVNFDFEYEALITQKLILTPRFEMEAYSNNVPEIGMGSGLSSLSFGLRLRYEFIREFAPYIGVNYSNSFGETKEVYGGKDSLNFIIGARIWYY
- a CDS encoding FIST C-terminal domain-containing protein, whose translation is MISKVYASNKNSLSLCMDELRKKELDDFENGCDFYFFAIHPSFPVDDIAPTIEDFFKTENYAAFHALNAFNDNQINDIGIVMCCIKFQKSGKAKTFYIEDIHNNPEKAAKECVNYFHNNKDHFHLIFAGLAEGTFGFFLEKVSENIDHGLASNIVGGISSGNEQNGEVLTYQFTDGKVIKNGLLIVTFENIEAAIEISLGFKPYGITYQVDYADGYNLYSVNDGKSFAEVTKRLLKGIDNPDIRYLWYAPLYILDENDGYVATLRTVAGIEGDHVKLYGPIKKGDHFKLSFAVPEDLLEENIYAAARLKKRVTKPELSFDFSCMARQYAMEDKQKEEPIIYTKSLDSNLFGFFTYGEIGPDKKFKKLKLYNETSLLVAMREK
- a CDS encoding GGDEF domain-containing protein, which gives rise to MKDKIKIRLLKNILAEVTKQYDEVIDAQNRELKEHFERAVKDQLTGLYNRYYLFEYANKSLQKLEREGKSAIVIFFDLDNFKYVNDQYGHKEGDKVLGEVAKILKSVFRNYDIVARLGGDEFAIFIESPIQQNGDNKEIEKLLSIVVKRIEENFNEYNISASYGSAMFPINGKDLNELIEFADLRMYDKKREKKKAKN
- a CDS encoding copper-translocating P-type ATPase, which produces MNSSHNHKHHNMMEHTHHMEDMKRRFIISTIITVPILLLSPMIQEWFGFTLYVPYRGTIILALSTFIYFYGGKPFLTMTVDEIRSRKPGMMTLIAMAISVAYFYSTLALFIPGGKEFFWELATLIDIMLIGHYIEAKSVLGAADALQDLVKMMPKNAMRVCKDGSLEEVTIDLLQKSDTILVRPGEKIPADGEVIEGESMTDEAFLTGESKPIYKKPGSQVFMGSTNLDGALYIKITKSGQESYLSQVIELVKEAQHSRSHTQDLANRAAGWLFYTATGVGATTFAVWSVIVSPVDAVLRSVTVLIIACPHALGLAVPLVVAITTSLAAKRGILIRNRQAFETLKDIKAICFDKTGTITEGKLAVHKVIAIDDETTLLRYVASIEQNSEHIIAQSIVEYAKSKGVEPKKAENFTAYPGIGAKAIIDGEPVMVGGPQLLSKESLKLPEKLKPYEKIESTKVWIAVNGKVIGVILLTDTIRKTSIEAIKMLKELGIETWMLTGDNDEVAKEVAKECGIDNYQANLLPDEKLNIIKEIHNQGKVVAMVGDGINDAPSLLTADIGIAIGAGTDIAIDSADIILTKSDLLSVVHAIRLSRAAYRKMVQNLWWASGYNIVAIPLAAGVMAPWGIIIEPAVGAVLMSVSTVVVAVNAQLLKKS